The following are from one region of the Chloroflexota bacterium genome:
- a CDS encoding NAD(P)/FAD-dependent oxidoreductase has translation MTSQYDVIVVGGGPGGVTCAAFLVHWGLKVLLLDKNQRIGGKMITLSKKGYTYQMAPMNLAPLKGHGVEIAFKELGIESELKTIPAKTSVSFYRGRSGKWNKVARAFGQEEDPIALFQQWELDETELGQAVAVLTELATMPPEKIDLLDDITFDELLARYEIPAPLYSQFGQIANNMCISLIDLASAGEAVRMFQDATRIGMDGCGYSVGGLGRLYEVLGNVVRAKGGKVLTRTRVESITVSDDRVTGVTTTGGEFKAPIVVSDAGIQPTVLKLVGEQHFDRSYVSYIKDLVPGMGFTGGRYFLSRPILNDNLYSIYSDTAWLNLERYLKIKAGQKPKDVVIFATVPSNFDPNAAPPGKQVLLVGSVCSPYPDEKEMNAVNAAAERTMFEIFPELEGAIEDKEYLGPHDVSNISRDHVLPNQGGEAEGLGRVPGQSGSRKPSAKSPIRGLFYTGGDTAGGTGVGSNEAVNSGMNVARMVLRYFRMRQV, from the coding sequence ATGACTAGCCAATATGACGTCATAGTTGTTGGAGGCGGGCCGGGTGGAGTGACGTGTGCTGCCTTCTTGGTGCACTGGGGGCTTAAGGTTCTTCTGCTGGACAAGAACCAGCGGATTGGTGGCAAGATGATCACCCTGTCCAAGAAGGGCTACACTTATCAGATGGCTCCTATGAACCTAGCTCCCTTGAAGGGACATGGTGTCGAGATTGCCTTCAAAGAGCTGGGGATCGAGTCGGAGTTAAAGACGATACCAGCCAAGACCTCGGTGTCGTTCTATCGGGGTCGATCGGGCAAATGGAATAAGGTTGCCAGAGCGTTCGGACAAGAGGAGGATCCCATTGCACTGTTCCAACAATGGGAACTGGATGAGACGGAGCTGGGGCAAGCTGTGGCGGTGCTGACTGAACTGGCCACAATGCCGCCTGAGAAGATCGATCTGCTGGACGATATTACCTTCGATGAGCTGCTTGCCAGGTATGAGATACCAGCTCCACTGTATAGCCAGTTTGGGCAGATCGCCAATAATATGTGTATTAGTCTCATTGACCTGGCCTCGGCCGGCGAGGCTGTTAGGATGTTCCAAGACGCGACTCGCATAGGCATGGATGGCTGTGGCTACAGTGTTGGTGGACTGGGCCGCCTCTACGAAGTTCTCGGCAATGTGGTCAGAGCCAAGGGCGGCAAAGTGCTTACGCGAACCCGAGTGGAAAGTATCACCGTGTCGGATGATCGGGTTACTGGTGTTACTACCACGGGAGGCGAGTTCAAGGCCCCTATCGTAGTCAGCGATGCTGGTATCCAGCCCACGGTGCTAAAACTGGTGGGAGAACAGCACTTCGACAGGAGCTACGTGAGCTATATCAAGGACCTGGTGCCGGGGATGGGATTCACCGGGGGTAGGTACTTCCTAAGTAGGCCTATTCTTAACGATAATCTATACAGTATATACTCCGACACTGCCTGGCTGAACCTGGAACGCTACCTGAAGATCAAAGCAGGCCAGAAGCCCAAAGACGTAGTCATCTTCGCGACCGTGCCCAGTAACTTCGATCCCAACGCAGCTCCGCCGGGCAAGCAGGTTCTGCTGGTGGGCAGCGTTTGTTCTCCATACCCTGATGAGAAGGAGATGAATGCGGTAAATGCTGCGGCGGAACGGACAATGTTCGAGATTTTCCCAGAGCTGGAGGGGGCCATTGAAGATAAGGAATATCTGGGACCGCATGATGTGTCCAACATTAGCCGCGATCATGTGTTGCCCAACCAGGGTGGTGAGGCCGAAGGCCTGGGCCGAGTGCCTGGCCAATCGGGCTCACGCAAACCATCAGCCAAGTCACCTATTCGGGGGCTATTCTATACCGGCGGCGACACGGCTGGTGGCACGGGCGTCGGCTCTAACGAGGCGGTGAACTCGGGTATGAACGTGGCTCGAATGGTATTACGGTACTTCAGAATGAGGCAGGTCTAG